One Eisenibacter elegans DSM 3317 genomic window, CATCCACAACTTGTATTGATTGATGAAGTCGCTGATAAGCACACTTTTACACGCGCCATAGCCCCAAACCCAACGCTAAGTACCCGCCTCAAACACCGCTTTAGCCAAGTATTCCGAAATGCAACAAATTTTAGAAAAAATCAACCATAAGTATCGATTGGCGTTTGACAGACGCTATGCAGAAATACACCGCCTGACTTACCTGCCCCGATACCAAACCACCACCACTTTCCTCTTGAATAAGGCTCAAGAAATACGGATTGCAGACGGAAAATCATTTTTGGCCGGGTATGAGGAGATTTATCAGCGTGAAAACTACCGCTTCAAAGCCAGTCGCCCACAACCCATCATCATTGACTGTGGGGCAAATATAGGCCTGAGTGTCATTTATTTTAAAACGCTGTATCCCGATGCGCAAATATGGGCCTTCGAGGCTGACCCTGACATATTCCAGCTGCTTGCATACAATACAGAAGCCCTTGCGCTCAAAGAAGTAACGTTACAACAGTGCGCCATCTGGCACAAAAACGAGCCGATTTTGTTTGTACAAGAAGGCGGGTTTTCGGGGCAAGTCTTGACGGATAGCCAACAAAAAGACCAGGCAACGACTGTAGAGGCCGTCAGGCTGGCAGATTATTTGGCCGACTTTGAGTATATTGACTTTCTAAAAATCGATATTGAAGGAGCAGAGTATGAGGTTGTTAAAGATTGTGTTGACCAACTCCACAAGGTAGCACATTTGTTTATAGAGTACCATTCCTCCTTGATGCACCCACAGAGGCTAGGCCAAATGTTGGACTTATTGAGCAACTGTGGCTTTCGGTATATCGTTAAAGAAGCATTTGCCCCCAAATACCCATTTTTGGATGGCGAAATTCCACCTTTTGATTTTCAAGTAGAAATATTTGCCAAAGCAAACAGATGAATGAAGTAGTTGTTGTTATTCCAATTTATAAGGCAGTCCCTAGTCTTGCCGAGCTACAATCTTTTAAGCAGTGTTTACACGTTTTACAACAACATCCTATCATAATGATTGCGCCCCAAGGGCTAGACCTCACCGCCTATTTGGAGGTAGCCCCAAGGCTGAAAGCGGTTTTTTTTGACAGCAGTTTCTTTACATCTACCATAGCCTACAGCAAATTGCTGTTGTCAGCGTTTTTTTATCAGACCTTTGCCCAATACCAGTACCTACTTATTTATCAGTTGGATGCATATGTATTCAAAGACGAGTTGTTGTATTGGTGTCGACAAGGGTATGATTATATAGGTGCGCCTTGGCTGAGCCCCGAGAGTATTACCAAAAACAAATTACATTATTTTCAAGCCACCTACTCGACTGTCAAGCCTATTCGGTTTATCAAAAAACGCTTCAATTTCTCACAGGGGCGTAAGATTTTTGTAGGTAATGGCGGATTTTCGCTGCGCAATGTCAAAACACATTTTAAAGTCTGCCAAAGCCTCAGACATATCGGCATCTATCTCGACACCTTAGAGCATAATGAGGACATTATCTGGAGCATCTATGTGCCTTGCTATTTCCCATTTTACAAAATTCCACATCAAGAAATAGCGCTACAGTTTGCCTTCGAAGAGCTACCACAAGATGCATACAAACTGAACAAAGATGCATTGCCTTTTGGGGTACATGCGTGGGAGAAATATGATCCTGTTTTTTGGGAAATGTTTATCCAAACCCTGTCCTGAGTGCAGGGTGTGTGCTCCAAAGGATAAGTCATGGGCAGCCGTTACAGCGCTGTATTTTTAGAGCTTGTCTAAATTTTCAGCGCGGCACTCAAAACAGCTGATTTTTGCGCCGATACTAGGCAAAAAGCGCAGGCGCTTGTTTAGCCCACGATTTTAATCGTGGGAGGGCTACGGCGAGCATTTTTAACGAAGTAGCAGCCAAAAAGCGGCGTTTGGTGTCGATGAAGAGAATTTTAGAAAGCTCTTAGGGCGGAAATTCTTCAAAATGGTACAACAAAAACGTTAATCGAAGATATTTGCGTATATTGCCTCATTGTAGTGCTGTTCGTGGATTTTTCGTAATGATATACCCAATCAAAATTAGTTGGGGAAACGTAGATGCTGAAAATCCTAGAGAATCAAAAAAACGAATCCTGTGAATCCTTACATCATATGGATTTGGGTATAATCTCCGAAGCGCTTGCTTAAAAGCTATGTTGACAAGTCCCCTCTTATTTTTGGTGTTTAATCGCCCAGAGCCTACACAGCGCGTTTTTGAGCGCATCCGTGAGGCTAGGCCAAAGCAACTTTTTATTGCCGCCGATGGCCCCCGCCCACAGCACCCCACCGATGCGGAGCGTTGCCAAGCCGTGCGCGAGTACCTCCTAGCACACATCGACTGGGACTGCGAGCTATACACCCTTTTCCGCGACCAAAACCTAGGCTGCGGCCAGGCGGTCAGTCAAGCCATTACTTGGTTTTTTGAGCACGTCCCCCAAGGCATCATCCTCGAAGACGATACCCTGCCCGACCCTAGCTTCTTCTACTTCTGCCAAACCCTGCTCCACCATTACCAAGACGATGAGCGGGTGATGATGGTCAGCGGCTACAACGCACTTGGATTGTATGAAGCCACAGAAGCAGATTATTTCTTTTCTCGGATTGGGGCTATCTGGGGCTGGGCTACTTGGCGGAGGGCTTGGCAACATTATACACAAGATCCAGAGGAATGGGAAGAAGCCAAACGTCAAAAACTGATTGAGCAGCTATTCATCAAAGACCCTAATCAGGCCGCACACAGGCAGCTGGTTCTAGAAAAAACTTTTAATAAAGAAATCGATACATGGGATTACTACTGGACTTTTACCCGCTTGAGCCAATCAGGACTTAGTATTTTACCTAAGGCCAACTTGGTACAGAATATAGGCTTTGGAGAAGATGCTACACATACCAAGACTGCTGACCAAGCCGTAGAAAACACACCCGTCTATACTTGGAAAAACACCAACAGACACCCTCGATACATCACAATCAGCGAGTTTTTTGATGATGAGGTTTTTTATCAGTTTATCAATTACCGTATCAACCCCTCACGGGAAACACTCGCAAGAAGGGTATTGGCAAAAATTCTTCACAAACGATGATTAGTAGAATCGCAGCGGCTTTTCGCCTATTTCGGCAACAAACCGACAAAAAACTCAACAACACCCAAGCTGGGGTTGTACTGAATGGCTTATTGGCCCAAGGGGTATATTTGCCCCTGACTTCGTCGGCCTTAGACTTGGTCAATATGGCCATTGTACTAAATGACATTGTCATCAATGAGCGCAAAACCATTGTAGAGTTTGGCTCGGGTGCGTCTACAGTGCTGATAGCAAGGCTTTTGAAAAGAAATGGAATAGATGCACGAATCTATACCATAGACCACGACGAAAAATGGCTGGCCGTGGTACAGCGGTTGCTACAGCAAGAAAACCTATCCAGCTATGTAACCCTAATCCCAGCCCCACTAACGGCCAACAACATCAGCTTGGAGCATCATCAGTGGTATGATACCACAGTATGTGATGTGGCTTTGAGCGGCTTATCCGTTGATATGGTGATTGTAGACGGGCCTCCGGCTTGGGATAAATCAATTGCCTTGGCCAGATACCCGGCAGTTCCGTATTTGAAAAGCCGCTTGTCTGAAAATTGTGTCATTTATCTTGATGATGCAGGGCGAATAGGAGAGCAGCAGATACTTCAAAGTTGGGCGCAGCTTTTGGGTGCGCCTTTCCGTATTGTAGGCAACGATTTCGGAGCGATACCCCAAGGTTCGTTTTTCAACCCTTACGTATAGATGCACATCGTTTTTTTTCATCATAGCAGCGCCCTCTATGGCGCAAGCCGATCGTTGTTGGGCTTGGTTCAGGCTTTAAGCGCGCAGGGCTGCCGTTGTACAGTAGTGGTAGCCGAAGAAGGGGAGTTTACCACCCAGCTAGAGGCTGTTGGGGTGGCTTATATGGTCTTCCCATTTCGTTGGGCTATGCAATATGAATGGTATTCGCGTTATGCGCTCAAAAGATGGCTCCAAAAACTGTATTACCGAAGGCAAGCTGCAAAAACCAAAAGATACCACCTCAAAATACTGCCTGAGCTATGTGCCAAGGTAGCCAGCCTAAAGCCGACACTGATTCATACCAACTCTTCAGTCATCAATATCGGGGGAAAGGTAGCTGCCGCACTCGGTATACCGCATATATGGCATATCCGAGAGTTTGCAGACTTACAGTATTACCTGACACCCATCAAACCGCGAGACCAATACTTCAATCAAATCTACCAAGCCGATAAAATCATCTGTATTAGCAAGGCCATACAAGATGCACACCTTACAACACAATATCTGTACAAAAGCAAGATTGTGTACAATGGTGTGTTTTCAGAAAAAGTTTTTTTACAATTGGGCGCATTAGGAGAGCAAAAAGTGCGCTTTGCTGACGATAAACAGTATACTTTTGTCATTGTAGGGCTGATTCACCCTCACAAAGGTCAATCAGAAGCCCTGAAAGCCTTGGCTCGTATGATGATCAAATATCCCCAAGCCAGATTGCAGGTAATAGGCGGCGGTGATACACAGCCCTTGAAAGCCTTGGCTCAAAAGCTCAAAATCGCTCAAAATGTTACATTTTTAGGGGAAGTAGCCAATGTCCATCAATATCTGTTAGAAGCTGATGCTTGCTTGGTGTGTGCCCGAAACGAAGCTTTTGGGCGTGTTACTGTTGAGGCTATGGCATGCCGATGCCCTGTTATAGGGTTCAAATCTGGAGGTACTGCCGAAATCATCCGGCACGAGCACAATGGCCTGCTATATGAAAAAGGGTCTGAGCAATTGGCAAAAGCAATGGAGCGACTCGTGCGCGAACACGAGTTGTGTCAGCAAATGATACACAAAGCTTGGCAAGAAGCTTTTCGGCAATATACCGACGAAGCTTGCTTGTCCCAAATATTGACTGTTTATCACGAGCTACACCCCAACAAAAAACCCCAACCATAGCTGATTGGGGTATGTTTTGTAGAAGTGTGTTGTATTGGTATTATCCGATAACGGATTCGGCCAATACGATGACTTCATTTTTACGAACTTCGACCACACCACCTTCGATTTGGTAGCGAGTTTCGCTGCCATTGGCTGTTTTGAAGCTGAGCGTACCAGTGTCTAGCAAGCTGATGAGGGGCGCGTGGTCTTTGAGGACTTCAAAGCTCCCTTTGCTTCCGGGCAGTTTTATCGACAGGGCTTCGCCTTCGAATACGCTTTGGTCTGGAGTAATGATTTTTACGAGCATACGCAAATATGTTAGCGCAACCGCCCCCTGTGTGTTACAAGAGGGCGGGATTGCGGTTTTTTTTATCGGTTAGCGGCGTCCTTCATCATTTTCTCGCCTTTTGCGATGGCTTCTTCGATAGTACCTACCAAGTTGAAGGCCGGCTCTGGGTATTTGAGCAGTTCGTCGTCGGTGAGGAGCATCTTAAAGCCTTTGATGGTATCCTTGATGTCTACGAAAGCACCTTTCATACCCGTAAACTGTTCGGCTACGTGGAAAGGCTGCGACAAGAAACGCTGGATACGGCGGGCGCGGTCTACAGTCTTGCGGTCTTCTTCAGAGAGCTCGTCAAGGCCAAGGATGGCGATGATGTCTTGCAAGTCGTTGTAGCGCTGTAGGGTTTCTTTTACAGCTTGGGCGGTGTTGTAGTGGTCGTCGCCCAAGATGTCCGGAGTCAAGATACGCGAAGTAGAATCGAGTGGGTCTACGGCAGGGTAGATACCCAAGGCCGCTAGTTTACGCGACAATACCGTGGTGGCATCCAAGTGAGAGAAGGTTGTTGCCGGAGCAGGGTCAGTCAAGTCGTCAGCAGGAACATATACGGCCTGTACTGAAGTGATAGAGCCACGCTTGGTAGAAGTAATACGCTCTTGCATCGCACCCATTTCGGTAGCGAGTGTGGGTTGGTAACCCACTGCCGAAGGCATACGACCAAGAAGAGCCGATACTTCTGAACCAGCTTGGGTGAAGCGGAAGATGTTGTCAATAAAGAAGAGGATGTCACGTCCTTTGCCTTCGCCATCACCATCGCGGAAGTACTCTGCGATAGAAAGTCCTGAGAGCGCTACGCGGGCACGGGCTCCTGGAGGCTCGTTCATCTGGCCAAACACAAAGGTAGCCTGTGATTTGAGCAACGCCTCTTTGTCTACTTTGCTCAAGTCCCAACCGCCTTCCTCCATCGAGTGCTTAAATTCATCACCATATTGGATGATACCGGCTTCGATCATCTCACGGAGGAGGTCGTTCCCTTCACGGGTACGCTCACCTACCCCGGCAAACACCGACATACCCGAGTAAGCCTTAGCAATGTTGTTGATCAATTCTTGGATCAATACCGTTTTTCCTACCCCGGCACCACCAAAAAGACCGATTTTACCACCTTTTACATAAGGCTCCAGCAAATCGATTACTTTGATACCGGTGTAGAGTACCTCGGTAGAGGTAGAAAGGTCTTCAAACTTAGGTGCGTGGCGGTGAATAGGAAGCGAAGCCTTGTTGTCGGGCTTGCTGATACCATCGATAGGGTCACCGACTACGTTGAACAAGCGACCGCGGATTTCCTCGCCGATAGGCATAGAGATGGGCGCACCCAAGTCCAATACGTCTGTACCGCGCTGAATACCTTCGGTTCCGTCCATTGCAATGGTACGCACACGGTCTTCGCCAAGGTGCTGTTGGCACTCAAGGATGACTTTCTGACCGTTAGATTTCGTAACTTCTAAGGCACTATAAATCTTTGGCAGCGTGGCTGTTTCTGCGTCGAAGCTCACGTCCACAACCGGCCCGATAACTTGGGTAACTTTACCGATGTTTGCCATGGTGTTCTGAATAAGTTGCTTATTTATCTGCTAGGCAGCGTTGAATATATACACTAGGGGGAATGAAGGCACAAACTTAGAGGTTTTATTCTTATTTTCTAAACCTTGTGTCTTTTTTTTTCGTGCAACACTGCCCTAATAGCGCTCTATTGGACAAAGTACAGAAAACTTATTCTTTCGTCTACGCGTTTATTAGCCATAGGTAAGGTTTTTGTACGAACTTTGTAGAGGCTAGCCCAATACAATAGTATCTATCTTTATGTTGCCCCTTTTGGGTAGCATCCGGCTTGTAAGCCAAAAAAGATTTTGTGCTTCCGCCTTTCTTTTTGTGGCAAAAAAGTGATAATATCACTCCACATCAATACTACTAACAAACTACCGCTCAAAAAATTGTGTAACCCAGAGGTTACGCTTTCACTTCTAGCTGTATAAACGACTACACTGTGGCTCTTTTTGACAAAATAAAAGACGCTGGCCTCATCGAACGCATAAAAAGAGGTGACGAAACGGCTTTGGATCTCGTATACCAAAAAAACTACCGTACCATCGTCCGTATGATTATGCGTAATAGTGGCACAGAAGATGAGGCCAAGGATATTTATCAAGAGGCTGTCATTATCTTTTGGCAAAAAGCATTGCAGTCAGATTTCGTACTCTCCTCCAAAATCAGTACATATCTGTATGCCATCTGCAAAAACTTATGGCGAAAGGAGCTAGAGCGCAAATCACGCCTCAAAGATGATGCAGAGGCTGATGGAGAGGAGCTGATTGACTTTGAGTCAGAAGAGCGCCAAACCATCATCCACCAATGTATCAACAGCTTGGGCAAAACTTGTAAGGAAGTGCTGACTTATTATTACTTTGACGGCCTATCTATGCAAGACATCGCTGAGAAGCTTGGCTTTGCCAATGCGGATACAGCCAAAACAAAAAAGTATAAGTGCAAAAAACAACTATACGACTTAGTTAAATCAAAATACAAAGCAACCGACTTTCTGGACTGAGAAAACCATGAACCAAGATTTGATAGACGCTTACCTCACCGGCAAGCTTTCGCCGGAGCAGCACCAGCAGTTCAGCCAAGCCCTTGAGCAAGACCCTACCCTGCGCGCCGAGGTAGAATGGCAGCAAGATGTGGCTCAGGCAGCAAGGCAATTTCGAAAAGCAGAGCTAAAAGCCCGCCTCAATGCCTTGCCTGTCCAAAGTCCTCAAACAAGTACCCCAACACATTGGGTATATCTGAAGGCCGCAATGGGTACGGCAGCGGTTGCTGGTACGGCTTGGCTCGGAAGCATCTGGCTTCAACCCAATCCGGAGCCAATCCCCCAACTGGATGAAGTAGCGGCTTATTATAATCCCGCAGTAGTAGAGGCTGTAACAGAAACAACACCCCTCCCAACAACAGCAGAGGAGGACGAGCGCAAAGCCGCCACTACAACAACACAGACCCAAGCACAATCCACCACTGCGAATGCAGTACAAAAACAAGCTACAACAACTCATCAAAATCTCTTAGATGAGCAAACCAAGGCTATTGTGCTTACTCCAGAATCACCCGACAAGTTGAGCTATCAATATTATAACAACCGACTTTTCTTGTACAACAATACGTCGCGGGGAATCATGTACTCTTTGGATATTAACGGCGAGAACCGTAAATTCTTATACTATGAAGGTGATTTCTATGAGCTAAATAGCCATCAAGTAGAGAAAACGGAAGCGCTACAGGTATCGGATTCGCTGATTTTGAAGCAACTACTCCAGCTTCGCGAAGGAGTGCAAAAAACCAGCTACTCTGATAGCTCTCTCAAAAAATAAATAAGGTCTACACACGCTACTGGACATTATTGAAAAAATTGCCCGGAGCTACAGCTCCGAGGCAAGCCGAGGTTTTATTTGGGGATAAAATAAGACTATTAGTGCCTGTGCAGACACAGGCTTGTGCTTAAGGATAGTATGCGCTATTTTGACCTAATAGTAATAGCCTGCTATACTGCATCATTATTGCGCCAGCAATTCCTTTGCACTGAGTATCGCACTTTCGGAGGGCGTAGCACCACTAATCATTTGAGCAATTTCGTAAACACGCTCTTCTTCACTCAATTGTTTCATCCGGCTGATGGTACGCTCGGCACTGTCATCTTTATACACAAAATAGTGGTGGTTGCCCTTAGCGGCAATTTGGTGTAAGTGGCTGATGGCAATGACTTGGTGCTTGGCCGACATTTCCTTCATCATTTTACCCATTTTGAGGGCAATTTCGCCAGATATACCGGTGTCTATTTCGTCGAATATGATTGTTGGCAGCGCTGTATGTCCTGCCAAAATGTATTTGATGGCCAACATCAGACGCGAAAACTCACCCCCTGAGGCTACCCTGCCAATTTCTTGTGGCGCAACGCCTTTGTTAGCGCTGAAGAGGAAGTTGATTAAATCTATACCATCGGGTAGGGGTTCGGTCTCTTGTCTTACCACGCGCAGGACGGCGTTGGGCATCCCTAGGTCGGCAAAAAAAGCTTTCAGTTCTGTTTCAATTTGCGGAATCACTGCTTGGCGTTTGTCTGAGAGCTGTGTAGCTGCGTTGACTACCTGTTGGTAGAGGGCATCACGTTCCTTGGCTAGTGTTTGGATTTCGTCATCAAAGTTAAGTACTTGGTTGACTTTTTGCGCCAGCGTATCCTGTATTTGGAGTAGTTCTTCGACTGTACTTACGCCGT contains:
- a CDS encoding FkbM family methyltransferase, whose product is MQQILEKINHKYRLAFDRRYAEIHRLTYLPRYQTTTTFLLNKAQEIRIADGKSFLAGYEEIYQRENYRFKASRPQPIIIDCGANIGLSVIYFKTLYPDAQIWAFEADPDIFQLLAYNTEALALKEVTLQQCAIWHKNEPILFVQEGGFSGQVLTDSQQKDQATTVEAVRLADYLADFEYIDFLKIDIEGAEYEVVKDCVDQLHKVAHLFIEYHSSLMHPQRLGQMLDLLSNCGFRYIVKEAFAPKYPFLDGEIPPFDFQVEIFAKANR
- a CDS encoding DUF5672 family protein, which translates into the protein MIAPQGLDLTAYLEVAPRLKAVFFDSSFFTSTIAYSKLLLSAFFYQTFAQYQYLLIYQLDAYVFKDELLYWCRQGYDYIGAPWLSPESITKNKLHYFQATYSTVKPIRFIKKRFNFSQGRKIFVGNGGFSLRNVKTHFKVCQSLRHIGIYLDTLEHNEDIIWSIYVPCYFPFYKIPHQEIALQFAFEELPQDAYKLNKDALPFGVHAWEKYDPVFWEMFIQTLS
- a CDS encoding class I SAM-dependent methyltransferase; its protein translation is MISRIAAAFRLFRQQTDKKLNNTQAGVVLNGLLAQGVYLPLTSSALDLVNMAIVLNDIVINERKTIVEFGSGASTVLIARLLKRNGIDARIYTIDHDEKWLAVVQRLLQQENLSSYVTLIPAPLTANNISLEHHQWYDTTVCDVALSGLSVDMVIVDGPPAWDKSIALARYPAVPYLKSRLSENCVIYLDDAGRIGEQQILQSWAQLLGAPFRIVGNDFGAIPQGSFFNPYV
- a CDS encoding glycosyltransferase, with protein sequence MHIVFFHHSSALYGASRSLLGLVQALSAQGCRCTVVVAEEGEFTTQLEAVGVAYMVFPFRWAMQYEWYSRYALKRWLQKLYYRRQAAKTKRYHLKILPELCAKVASLKPTLIHTNSSVINIGGKVAAALGIPHIWHIREFADLQYYLTPIKPRDQYFNQIYQADKIICISKAIQDAHLTTQYLYKSKIVYNGVFSEKVFLQLGALGEQKVRFADDKQYTFVIVGLIHPHKGQSEALKALARMMIKYPQARLQVIGGGDTQPLKALAQKLKIAQNVTFLGEVANVHQYLLEADACLVCARNEAFGRVTVEAMACRCPVIGFKSGGTAEIIRHEHNGLLYEKGSEQLAKAMERLVREHELCQQMIHKAWQEAFRQYTDEACLSQILTVYHELHPNKKPQP
- the atpC gene encoding ATP synthase F1 subunit epsilon encodes the protein MLVKIITPDQSVFEGEALSIKLPGSKGSFEVLKDHAPLISLLDTGTLSFKTANGSETRYQIEGGVVEVRKNEVIVLAESVIG
- the atpD gene encoding F0F1 ATP synthase subunit beta, which translates into the protein MANIGKVTQVIGPVVDVSFDAETATLPKIYSALEVTKSNGQKVILECQQHLGEDRVRTIAMDGTEGIQRGTDVLDLGAPISMPIGEEIRGRLFNVVGDPIDGISKPDNKASLPIHRHAPKFEDLSTSTEVLYTGIKVIDLLEPYVKGGKIGLFGGAGVGKTVLIQELINNIAKAYSGMSVFAGVGERTREGNDLLREMIEAGIIQYGDEFKHSMEEGGWDLSKVDKEALLKSQATFVFGQMNEPPGARARVALSGLSIAEYFRDGDGEGKGRDILFFIDNIFRFTQAGSEVSALLGRMPSAVGYQPTLATEMGAMQERITSTKRGSITSVQAVYVPADDLTDPAPATTFSHLDATTVLSRKLAALGIYPAVDPLDSTSRILTPDILGDDHYNTAQAVKETLQRYNDLQDIIAILGLDELSEEDRKTVDRARRIQRFLSQPFHVAEQFTGMKGAFVDIKDTIKGFKMLLTDDELLKYPEPAFNLVGTIEEAIAKGEKMMKDAANR
- a CDS encoding sigma-70 family RNA polymerase sigma factor → MALFDKIKDAGLIERIKRGDETALDLVYQKNYRTIVRMIMRNSGTEDEAKDIYQEAVIIFWQKALQSDFVLSSKISTYLYAICKNLWRKELERKSRLKDDAEADGEELIDFESEERQTIIHQCINSLGKTCKEVLTYYYFDGLSMQDIAEKLGFANADTAKTKKYKCKKQLYDLVKSKYKATDFLD